One region of Hymenobacter sediminicola genomic DNA includes:
- the recQ gene encoding DNA helicase RecQ — protein MPAVNTVVSEKPDLKGKLKEVFGYGQFRGTQEAIIQNVIEGHNTFVIMPTGAGKSLCYQLPALVLPGTAIVISPLIALMKNQVDQLNAFGVNAQFLNSTLSKSEINRVKKDVISGEVKLLYVAPESLTKDETIDFLQKATISFVAIDEAHCISEWGHDFRPEYRRIRGIIDNIGQVPIIALTATATPKVQLDIQKNLQMDDASVFKTSFNRTNLYYEVRPKHNTKKQLIQYVKQRKGLGGIIYCLSRKKVEEIAELLKVNDVRALPYHAGLDPHVRMANQDAFLNEDADVIVATIAFGMGIDKPDVRFVIHYDTPKSIEGYYQETGRGGRDGLDGDCLMFYSYDDIVKLEKFNKDKPVTERDNSKLLLQEMANYADSAVCRRKQLLHYFGETYPKDCGFCDNCKHPKEKFEAKDEVAMALKAVVQTEQRFGLDHIGTVLMGMNNAHVESYGHNGLPIYGQGKHHDAQFWHSLLRQCLIFGLLEKDIENFGVAKITDKGMDFIENPHSIKLTKDHDYEEEVKEEQEQEEVQQAAGHDEALFQMLKDLRKKMAKEKNLPPYVLFQDPSLKEMATTFPLKMDDLAHVGGVGQGKATKFGTPFLALIKKYVDDNDIETATDVVVKSAVNKSKIKIYIIQQIDKKMDLEEIASSKGIDMRELMEEIEHICYSGTKLNLDYYIDGVLDHERQDEIYDYFMSASTDNIAVALKELGSDEYTEEDLRLMRIKFLSEVAN, from the coding sequence ATGCCAGCTGTGAACACCGTAGTCAGTGAAAAACCTGATTTGAAAGGCAAGTTAAAGGAAGTTTTTGGGTACGGTCAGTTCCGCGGTACGCAGGAAGCCATCATCCAGAACGTCATCGAAGGCCACAATACCTTCGTGATTATGCCTACCGGTGCGGGCAAGAGCCTTTGCTATCAGCTGCCAGCGCTAGTGCTACCAGGCACAGCCATCGTCATTTCTCCGCTCATCGCCCTGATGAAAAACCAGGTCGACCAGCTCAACGCCTTTGGCGTGAATGCCCAATTTCTGAACTCGACACTGAGTAAGTCGGAAATCAACCGGGTCAAAAAAGACGTGATTAGCGGCGAGGTGAAGCTGCTGTATGTGGCGCCCGAGAGCCTGACCAAAGACGAAACCATCGACTTTCTGCAGAAAGCCACGATTTCGTTTGTCGCCATTGATGAGGCCCACTGCATTTCGGAGTGGGGCCACGATTTCCGGCCGGAGTACCGCCGCATTCGGGGTATCATCGACAACATCGGACAGGTGCCCATCATTGCCCTCACGGCCACGGCCACGCCCAAAGTGCAGCTGGATATCCAGAAAAACCTGCAGATGGACGATGCCTCAGTGTTCAAAACCAGCTTCAACCGCACCAACCTCTACTATGAGGTGCGCCCCAAGCACAACACCAAAAAGCAGCTGATTCAGTATGTGAAGCAGCGCAAAGGTCTGGGCGGCATCATTTATTGCCTGAGCCGCAAGAAGGTGGAGGAAATTGCGGAGTTGCTGAAGGTGAATGACGTGCGGGCCCTACCCTACCACGCCGGCCTCGACCCGCATGTGCGTATGGCCAATCAGGACGCTTTTTTGAATGAGGACGCCGACGTCATTGTAGCCACCATTGCCTTCGGGATGGGCATCGACAAGCCTGATGTGCGCTTTGTCATTCACTACGACACGCCCAAAAGCATAGAAGGCTACTACCAGGAAACCGGCCGCGGTGGCCGCGACGGGCTGGATGGCGACTGCCTGATGTTCTACAGCTACGACGACATTGTGAAGCTGGAGAAATTCAACAAAGACAAGCCTGTAACGGAGCGCGACAACTCCAAGCTGCTGCTCCAGGAAATGGCCAACTACGCCGACTCGGCGGTGTGCCGGCGCAAGCAGCTGCTGCATTACTTCGGCGAAACGTACCCGAAGGATTGCGGCTTCTGCGACAACTGCAAACACCCCAAGGAGAAGTTTGAGGCCAAAGACGAAGTGGCTATGGCGCTGAAAGCCGTGGTACAAACCGAGCAGCGGTTCGGCCTCGACCACATCGGCACCGTATTGATGGGTATGAACAATGCGCACGTGGAGAGCTATGGCCACAACGGCCTGCCCATCTACGGACAAGGCAAGCACCATGACGCACAATTCTGGCATTCGCTGCTGCGACAGTGCCTGATTTTTGGTTTATTGGAGAAGGATATTGAAAACTTTGGCGTTGCAAAAATCACCGACAAGGGTATGGACTTCATCGAGAATCCCCATTCTATTAAGCTCACCAAAGACCACGACTACGAGGAGGAGGTGAAGGAAGAGCAGGAGCAGGAAGAGGTGCAACAGGCCGCCGGCCACGACGAAGCCCTGTTCCAGATGCTGAAAGACCTGCGCAAGAAGATGGCCAAGGAGAAAAACCTGCCGCCTTATGTGCTCTTCCAGGACCCGTCGCTCAAGGAAATGGCTACCACCTTCCCGCTGAAGATGGACGACCTCGCCCACGTGGGCGGCGTCGGGCAGGGCAAGGCCACCAAGTTCGGTACGCCGTTCCTGGCCCTGATCAAGAAATACGTGGATGACAACGACATCGAAACGGCTACCGACGTGGTAGTGAAATCGGCTGTCAACAAGTCCAAAATCAAGATCTACATCATTCAGCAGATCGACAAGAAGATGGACTTGGAGGAAATTGCTTCTTCCAAGGGCATTGACATGCGGGAACTGATGGAGGAAATCGAGCACATCTGCTACTCCGGCACCAAGCTCAACCTCGATTACTACATCGATGGTGTACTGGACCACGAGCGTCAGGATGAAATCTATGACTACTTCATGTCAGCCAGCACTGATAATATTGCGGTAGCACTGAAGGAGCTCGGTTCCGATGAATACACC
- a CDS encoding KpsF/GutQ family sugar-phosphate isomerase — MKPHNELHSIAKKVLLHEAEAIRGVAEVIAQTPDFAQCVEAILSLRGRVVVTGIGKSAHIAGKIVATLNSTGTPALFMHAADAIHGDLGMIQPEDFVVAISKSGDTPEIKVLVPLLKRKGVPMAALVSNADSYLAHQADYVLHAPVTREACPHNLAPTTSTTAALALGDALAVCLLESREFTRQDFARLHPGGTLGKQLYLKVGDLSRQNQQPQVLDSAPLKDIILEISGKRLGATAVLTAAGQLEGIITDGDLRRMLTNFAGRLEDVRARDILTANPVSVDVDDFAVEALARMQQRNITQLIVTEQGRFSGFIHLHDLLREGLV, encoded by the coding sequence TTGAAACCGCATAACGAACTTCATTCCATTGCAAAAAAAGTGCTTTTGCACGAAGCAGAGGCCATCCGAGGCGTAGCAGAAGTTATTGCGCAGACACCGGATTTTGCACAATGCGTAGAGGCGATTTTGTCTTTGCGGGGTCGGGTAGTAGTCACGGGCATCGGCAAGAGTGCTCACATTGCCGGCAAGATTGTCGCCACATTGAACTCTACGGGCACGCCAGCGCTGTTTATGCACGCTGCCGACGCCATTCATGGCGACCTGGGCATGATACAGCCGGAGGATTTTGTGGTAGCCATCAGCAAGAGCGGCGACACCCCCGAAATAAAAGTGTTGGTGCCTCTGCTCAAGCGCAAAGGCGTACCAATGGCTGCCCTCGTCAGCAACGCCGACTCTTACCTTGCTCATCAGGCCGATTATGTGCTGCACGCGCCTGTAACACGGGAAGCTTGCCCGCACAACTTGGCGCCCACCACCAGCACTACCGCCGCGCTAGCTCTTGGCGATGCGTTGGCTGTGTGCCTGCTAGAAAGCCGCGAGTTCACGCGCCAGGATTTTGCACGCCTGCATCCTGGTGGCACGCTTGGCAAGCAACTCTACTTGAAAGTAGGCGACCTGAGCCGGCAGAACCAGCAGCCCCAGGTACTCGACAGTGCTCCTCTGAAGGATATTATCCTCGAAATCTCCGGTAAGAGGTTGGGCGCAACGGCCGTACTGACCGCGGCCGGCCAGCTGGAAGGCATCATCACGGATGGTGACCTGCGCCGTATGCTCACCAATTTCGCCGGCCGGCTGGAAGATGTGCGCGCCCGCGACATTCTCACGGCCAACCCAGTGAGCGTAGATGTAGATGATTTTGCGGTAGAAGCGTTAGCACGCATGCAGCAGCGCAACATCACCCAGCTGATTGTGACGGAGCAAGGGCGCTTCAGCGGCTTTATCCATCTGCACGATCTGCTCCGCGAAGGACTTGTTTAA
- a CDS encoding mannose-1-phosphate guanylyltransferase: MNQHTYLVVMAGGIGSRFWPFSRTNHPKQFHDVLGVGRSMLQLTVDRFAGICPAENVFVVTNRDYRELVQQHLPELPADQILGEPIGRNTAPCIAYASYRIAQRDPQAVVVVTPADHAVQREDEFRRVISLAVDVARTHEVLITLGIQPSRPDTGYGYIQFMDDEASSLPNGLKKVKTFTEKPNTELANMFLASGDFLWNSGLFVWRADVILKAFHNYLSDISEVFEEGSAQLGTPQEEEFITAAYSRCRNISIDYGVMEKADNVYVLPADFGWSDLGTWDSLHRMGRRDENGNVVDGDAILYDTQECVIKTPSERLVVVQGLDGYIVAEYDNVLLICKRTEEQRVKDFVADVKAKKGAGYN, encoded by the coding sequence ATGAATCAACACACGTACCTAGTGGTTATGGCAGGCGGCATTGGTAGCCGTTTCTGGCCTTTCAGCCGCACCAACCATCCTAAGCAGTTTCATGATGTGCTGGGAGTGGGCCGCTCCATGCTGCAGCTAACCGTTGACCGGTTTGCCGGCATTTGCCCAGCCGAAAACGTCTTTGTGGTCACGAACCGCGACTATCGGGAGTTGGTGCAGCAGCATTTGCCGGAGTTGCCGGCCGACCAGATTCTGGGTGAGCCCATCGGGCGTAATACAGCGCCGTGCATTGCGTACGCCAGCTACCGCATCGCGCAGCGCGACCCGCAGGCTGTGGTAGTGGTAACGCCCGCCGACCATGCTGTGCAGCGCGAAGATGAGTTCCGGCGCGTCATTTCGCTGGCCGTAGATGTGGCCCGCACGCATGAGGTACTCATTACGCTTGGCATCCAGCCTTCGCGCCCCGATACCGGCTACGGCTACATCCAGTTCATGGATGATGAGGCAAGCAGCCTGCCCAATGGCCTGAAAAAGGTGAAGACATTCACGGAAAAGCCGAATACGGAGCTAGCCAACATGTTTTTGGCTAGTGGCGACTTCCTCTGGAATTCAGGCCTATTTGTGTGGCGTGCTGACGTAATTTTGAAGGCGTTCCACAATTACCTGAGCGACATATCAGAAGTATTTGAGGAAGGAAGTGCCCAGCTAGGTACTCCGCAGGAAGAAGAGTTTATCACGGCCGCTTACTCTCGCTGCCGCAACATCAGCATCGACTACGGTGTGATGGAAAAGGCCGACAACGTGTATGTGTTGCCCGCCGATTTCGGCTGGAGCGACTTAGGCACTTGGGACTCGCTGCACCGCATGGGCCGCCGCGACGAAAACGGCAACGTGGTGGACGGCGACGCTATTCTCTACGACACGCAAGAGTGCGTTATCAAGACTCCCTCCGAGCGCCTGGTCGTAGTGCAGGGTCTCGACGGCTACATTGTGGCAGAATATGACAATGTGCTGCTGATCTGCAAGCGTACCGAAGAGCAGCGCGTGAAAGATTTCGTTGCCGACGTGAAAGCTAAGAAAGGCGCGGGCTACAACTAA
- the rlmB gene encoding 23S rRNA (guanosine(2251)-2'-O)-methyltransferase RlmB yields MEKSNDRPRPLKPRRTFFDSENRPVPRTPRRDFGDDVPGGYRRPESRPEGRDEGRPDTRNDNRGGRSFDGPRNNAGRSAGGDKPFYSHRPAADHNIDMLFGLRPILEALHAGRTLEKIFLLRGTKNSLTQEINDLARERGTPVSMVPTEKLDGLTRKNHQGAVAFVSPIDYMPLDSILSGLYEEGKVPFLLILDRITDVRNFGAIARNAECMGVHAIVVPARGAAQINGDAVKTSAGALNLIPVCRENNLRDSLNFLRESGVQIVACTEKSDASLESSSVDMTGPVAVLMGSEEDGISPEYLQLADHRLRIPMTGQIGSLNVSVASGIMLFEVLRQRLTSAKE; encoded by the coding sequence ATGGAGAAAAGCAATGACCGCCCCCGGCCGCTAAAGCCGCGCCGCACTTTTTTTGATTCGGAAAACCGTCCGGTACCCCGCACCCCGCGCCGCGACTTCGGCGACGACGTACCCGGTGGCTACCGCCGCCCCGAAAGCCGTCCGGAAGGCCGTGACGAAGGGCGCCCCGATACCCGCAACGACAACCGAGGCGGACGGAGCTTTGATGGACCGCGCAATAATGCAGGCCGCTCGGCCGGCGGCGACAAGCCGTTCTATTCGCACCGCCCGGCTGCCGACCACAACATCGACATGCTATTCGGGTTGCGCCCTATTCTGGAGGCGCTGCATGCCGGCCGTACGCTGGAGAAAATCTTCCTGCTGCGCGGTACCAAAAACAGCCTGACGCAGGAAATCAACGACCTGGCCCGCGAGCGGGGCACGCCCGTGTCGATGGTGCCGACCGAAAAGCTGGACGGCCTGACGCGCAAGAACCACCAAGGCGCTGTGGCTTTCGTTTCGCCGATTGACTACATGCCGCTCGACAGCATCCTGTCCGGGCTTTACGAAGAAGGCAAAGTGCCCTTCCTGCTGATTCTGGACCGCATAACGGACGTACGCAACTTTGGTGCTATTGCCCGCAACGCCGAGTGTATGGGCGTGCACGCTATTGTGGTGCCAGCCCGCGGTGCTGCTCAGATCAACGGTGATGCTGTGAAAACCTCAGCCGGAGCGCTGAACCTGATTCCGGTGTGCCGCGAAAACAACCTGCGCGACAGTCTCAACTTCCTGCGGGAATCGGGCGTGCAGATTGTAGCCTGCACCGAGAAGTCCGACGCCAGCCTAGAAAGCTCTTCGGTTGACATGACCGGCCCGGTAGCGGTACTCATGGGCAGCGAGGAAGACGGTATTTCGCCGGAGTACCTACAACTCGCCGACCACCGCCTCCGCATCCCAATGACCGGCCAAATAGGTTCACTCAACGTATCGGTGGCCAGTGGCATTATGCTTTTTGAAGTCCTGCGCCAACGCCTGACTTCAGCCAAAGAATAG
- a CDS encoding GWxTD domain-containing protein: protein MNHPVRLLLFCGFLLTLLPAASAQRRDFAGQYHSDQKILVDSRREGDSLRIYLRFPNGSVLQQKQPLRVLAWPAYDAKRPVWADTVSHLARRTRLEGSAARVEFCLPIARLQSGTILSMACGPASVAASGEAAWLPLTAARLARPYILADSLGVPLLRRTVRAGEAFYVDRYGPEQPVSVKQYTTPFVAALPPHADPSRQAAGPATLAVRDSLFARAGVPLALPEPGLYTLRLMGEPSLLGLLVTGAEYPDLTTADELIQPLIYLTTSTERKNLYDAPNPKRAVDEFWLKAAAGQQTLARQAIRLYYSRAATANQLFAAHKAGWMTDRGMLYMVLGAPDAVYRTAQEERWVYHARDNGSSATYMFRPKPSTFAPEHYELVRRPENERLWYAAVEQWRKAMTAPGR, encoded by the coding sequence GTGAACCATCCGGTCCGACTACTTCTTTTTTGCGGCTTTCTGCTGACCCTGCTACCAGCTGCATCGGCCCAGCGGCGCGACTTTGCCGGCCAGTATCATTCCGATCAGAAAATCCTGGTTGATTCGCGGCGGGAAGGCGACAGTCTGCGCATCTATCTGCGCTTTCCTAATGGCAGCGTACTGCAGCAGAAACAGCCGCTGCGTGTGCTTGCATGGCCTGCGTATGATGCCAAACGCCCGGTTTGGGCCGATACCGTGTCTCATCTGGCGCGCCGTACTCGCCTTGAAGGTTCAGCTGCGCGCGTGGAGTTCTGCCTGCCTATAGCCCGCCTGCAAAGCGGCACCATCCTGAGCATGGCCTGCGGGCCGGCCAGTGTTGCGGCATCCGGCGAAGCCGCTTGGTTGCCCCTTACCGCAGCTCGACTAGCTCGCCCTTACATTCTTGCTGATAGTTTAGGCGTACCGCTTCTCCGGCGAACCGTGCGAGCAGGTGAAGCTTTTTATGTGGACCGCTACGGTCCTGAGCAGCCCGTCAGCGTGAAGCAATACACAACGCCTTTCGTGGCCGCTCTTCCGCCGCACGCCGACCCGTCGAGACAGGCGGCTGGCCCAGCTACGCTGGCGGTCCGCGACTCGCTGTTTGCCCGTGCCGGGGTACCGCTGGCACTGCCTGAGCCTGGCCTATACACCCTACGACTGATGGGTGAGCCCAGCCTATTGGGGTTGCTCGTGACCGGAGCCGAGTACCCAGACCTTACTACCGCCGACGAATTAATCCAGCCTCTTATCTATCTGACAACTTCGACGGAGCGCAAAAACCTATATGATGCTCCTAATCCTAAGCGGGCCGTTGATGAATTCTGGCTGAAAGCGGCGGCTGGCCAGCAGACCTTAGCACGCCAAGCAATTCGGCTGTACTATAGCCGCGCAGCTACTGCCAATCAATTATTTGCGGCGCACAAGGCGGGCTGGATGACGGACCGGGGCATGCTCTATATGGTGCTTGGCGCGCCCGATGCCGTGTACCGTACAGCCCAGGAAGAACGGTGGGTGTACCATGCTCGTGACAACGGTAGCTCAGCTACTTATATGTTCCGGCCCAAACCGAGTACCTTTGCGCCTGAACACTATGAACTGGTGCGCCGCCCCGAGAACGAACGTCTTTGGTATGCCGCCGTGGAGCAATGGAGAAAAGCAATGACCGCCCCCGGCCGCTAA
- a CDS encoding glycosyltransferase family 117 protein, whose translation MRSYKSLNDLVGWLVFAIATLTYLLTLEPTASFWDCGEFIACSYKLLVPHPPGAPTFLLLGRIFSLFSFGDVTKVAVLVNALSALSSSFTVLFLFWTITMLAKKLVLHRQVAGHTVPGTPEPTSGQTLLILGAGVVGALSFAFSDSFWFNAVEGEVYAMSSLFTAAVVWIMLKWENRAHEADSDKWLILIAYVIGLSIGVHLLNLLAVPALAFIYYYRRTQNPTTLGGIITLVVSLVIVGLILVGIIPGLPSLAGGFEVFFVNNVHLPFNSGIIIFLVLFVGLLWLGFRYSFQKRNRLVNTAMLSLVFILIGYSSYLIIPIRSSYHPTINENNPEDVLSFVSYLKREQYGDRPLLYGPQFNARPVRYEDGAPRYVREGDRYVVAEKRQTLIYDDADKMLLPRIYSPQPEHIYNYQKWVDIREGVKPTMGQNLSFLFRYQMGHQFWRYFLWNYVGRQSDIQQSGGLWPWDAGKSGVPERMADSPARNNFFAIPLILGLIGLFFHARRDSRNAFIVGLLFVFTGLAIVVYLNQPPIEPRERDYTFTGATYAFAIWIGLSVLGLAELLRSVLKADTPRAVAATVLGLLAPLILVAQGWDDHDRSDRYNSVDSAKNLLNSLQPNAILFTNGDNDTFPLWYAQEVEGVRTDVRVAVLSYLNTDWYIQQMKRKAYLSQPLPISMPNDRYKQGTNDMLPYAENPSVKEVNLNEFIQLVKDNSELLQVSYGEGSPMMMSYPTRKFYLNVDTAAVKKQGLVPADRSKQLVSRMEWDMGKGAIEKKNLVILDMLATNNWQRPIYFSSTVAGSDFMNLQPYFQLEGMAYRVLPLKDPNYEPRSSDEGYVEKNIMYENMMKKFAFRNLNKPGIFYDENHLRFPANYRDKFARLANAYLADGDNAKAKEILDKAFETMPDATIPYDYYSPQFVPALVTVGEQARAHDIMDKMTSRAQVALAYYRTHNPALFDIESQTYLLGLQSVYRAAEQVGDQARAGKALELLNQYYPRQ comes from the coding sequence ATGCGTTCATACAAAAGCCTGAATGACTTAGTGGGCTGGCTGGTTTTCGCCATTGCCACCCTTACCTATCTACTCACGCTCGAACCCACAGCCTCGTTCTGGGACTGCGGCGAGTTTATTGCCTGTTCGTATAAGCTACTGGTGCCGCACCCACCGGGTGCGCCTACCTTCTTGCTACTGGGCCGCATCTTCTCCCTATTCTCATTCGGAGACGTAACGAAAGTGGCGGTGCTGGTGAATGCGCTGTCGGCGCTGAGCAGCTCGTTCACGGTGCTGTTTCTGTTTTGGACCATCACAATGCTGGCCAAGAAGCTGGTGTTGCATCGTCAGGTAGCCGGCCACACGGTACCGGGCACGCCGGAGCCTACTTCGGGCCAGACACTGCTCATCTTGGGCGCCGGTGTGGTGGGTGCTTTGTCGTTTGCTTTTTCCGATTCGTTCTGGTTCAACGCTGTGGAGGGTGAGGTGTACGCTATGTCGTCGCTGTTTACGGCGGCCGTAGTCTGGATTATGTTGAAATGGGAAAACCGCGCCCACGAGGCCGATTCCGACAAATGGCTAATCCTGATTGCCTACGTTATCGGCCTGAGCATTGGGGTCCACTTGCTGAACCTGCTGGCGGTGCCGGCTCTGGCCTTCATCTACTACTACCGCCGTACCCAGAACCCGACTACTTTGGGCGGCATCATCACGCTGGTTGTAAGCCTTGTGATTGTAGGCCTGATTCTGGTGGGCATCATCCCAGGCCTGCCTTCGCTGGCGGGCGGATTCGAAGTATTCTTCGTCAACAACGTGCACCTGCCATTCAACTCGGGCATCATCATTTTCCTAGTGCTGTTCGTGGGTCTGCTGTGGCTGGGCTTCCGCTACTCGTTCCAGAAGCGCAACCGCCTCGTGAACACGGCTATGCTGAGCCTCGTGTTCATCCTGATTGGCTACTCCAGCTACCTCATCATCCCGATTCGGAGCAGCTACCACCCTACTATCAACGAGAACAACCCCGAGGACGTCCTGAGCTTCGTGAGCTACCTGAAGCGCGAGCAATACGGCGACCGTCCGCTGCTGTACGGCCCGCAGTTCAACGCCCGCCCCGTCCGCTACGAGGACGGCGCACCACGCTACGTGCGCGAAGGCGACCGGTACGTGGTAGCCGAAAAGCGCCAGACGCTCATTTATGACGATGCCGACAAGATGCTGCTGCCGCGCATCTACAGCCCGCAGCCCGAGCACATCTACAACTATCAGAAGTGGGTGGATATCCGGGAAGGTGTGAAGCCGACCATGGGCCAGAACCTGTCGTTCCTATTCCGTTACCAGATGGGCCATCAGTTCTGGCGCTACTTCCTCTGGAACTACGTCGGCCGCCAGAGCGACATTCAGCAATCCGGGGGCCTGTGGCCTTGGGATGCTGGCAAGAGCGGTGTGCCGGAACGCATGGCCGACAGCCCCGCCCGCAACAACTTCTTCGCCATTCCGCTGATTCTGGGCCTGATTGGCTTGTTCTTCCACGCCCGCCGCGATTCGCGCAATGCCTTTATTGTGGGCCTGCTGTTCGTGTTTACGGGCTTGGCCATTGTGGTATACCTCAACCAGCCACCCATCGAGCCGCGTGAGCGGGACTACACGTTCACGGGCGCCACGTATGCCTTCGCCATCTGGATTGGGCTGAGTGTGCTGGGCCTGGCAGAATTGCTCCGTTCCGTGTTGAAAGCTGATACGCCCCGCGCCGTAGCTGCTACTGTGCTGGGCCTGCTGGCTCCCTTAATCCTGGTAGCGCAAGGCTGGGATGATCACGACCGGTCGGACCGCTACAACTCCGTGGATTCGGCTAAGAATCTGCTGAATTCGCTGCAGCCCAACGCCATCCTGTTCACCAACGGCGACAACGACACCTTCCCGCTCTGGTATGCCCAGGAGGTAGAAGGTGTGCGGACCGACGTGCGCGTAGCCGTACTTAGCTACCTGAACACCGACTGGTATATCCAGCAGATGAAGCGTAAGGCCTATCTGTCGCAGCCGCTGCCCATCTCCATGCCCAACGACCGGTACAAGCAGGGTACCAATGATATGCTGCCTTACGCCGAGAATCCTTCGGTGAAAGAAGTAAACCTGAATGAGTTTATTCAGCTGGTGAAAGACAACAGCGAGCTGCTGCAGGTGTCGTATGGCGAAGGCTCGCCGATGATGATGTCGTATCCGACCCGCAAGTTCTACCTGAACGTAGACACGGCCGCCGTGAAGAAGCAGGGCCTCGTGCCAGCTGACCGCAGCAAGCAACTGGTGTCGCGCATGGAATGGGACATGGGCAAAGGCGCCATCGAGAAGAAGAATCTGGTGATACTGGACATGCTGGCTACCAACAACTGGCAGCGCCCTATCTACTTCTCCAGCACCGTAGCCGGCTCCGACTTCATGAACCTGCAGCCATACTTCCAGCTGGAGGGCATGGCCTACCGCGTACTTCCCCTGAAGGACCCGAACTACGAGCCCCGTTCCTCCGATGAAGGCTACGTCGAAAAGAACATCATGTACGAGAACATGATGAAGAAATTCGCCTTCCGCAACCTCAACAAGCCGGGCATTTTCTATGACGAAAACCACCTGCGCTTCCCGGCTAACTACCGCGACAAGTTTGCCCGCCTCGCCAACGCTTACCTCGCCGACGGCGACAATGCCAAGGCCAAAGAAATACTGGACAAGGCTTTCGAAACGATGCCTGACGCCACTATTCCTTATGACTACTACTCGCCACAGTTTGTGCCGGCGCTGGTGACGGTAGGCGAGCAGGCGCGTGCCCACGATATCATGGACAAAATGACCAGCCGTGCTCAGGTAGCCCTAGCGTATTACCGCACCCACAATCCTGCCCTATTCGATATCGAAAGCCAGACTTATTTGCTGGGCCTGCAGAGCGTGTACCGCGCCGCTGAGCAGGTAGGCGACCAAGCCCGTGCTGGCAAGGCCCTGGAGTTGCTCAACCAGTATTACCCGCGTCAGTAA
- a CDS encoding T9SS type A sorting domain-containing protein: MKISTRLFGVLALLLAQLSALAATITVEVGDNFYRPAAVTIRPGDEIRWVNVGFGTHPTASDNASWATFTISPASTTNSIVFNTAGTFNYHCTAHSSFAGNQWIGQTGTITVSNAPQATLDAKAASIGMSVYPNPSKGLVTVTVSQKVGSEYKLRLSNIIGREVRTVTLRPETAAAGVPINLSDLPTGMYIYSLLVNDKVVATKRLVLQN, encoded by the coding sequence ATGAAAATTTCTACGCGTCTTTTTGGAGTACTGGCTCTTTTGCTGGCACAACTCTCTGCTTTGGCGGCCACCATTACGGTGGAAGTCGGTGACAACTTCTATCGTCCGGCAGCTGTAACCATTCGTCCTGGTGATGAGATACGCTGGGTAAACGTAGGTTTCGGCACCCACCCTACTGCTTCAGACAACGCATCCTGGGCTACATTCACTATCAGCCCTGCCTCCACTACCAACTCCATCGTTTTTAACACGGCCGGCACTTTCAACTACCACTGCACAGCGCACTCGTCGTTTGCTGGCAACCAGTGGATAGGCCAGACGGGCACTATTACCGTAAGCAATGCCCCGCAAGCTACGCTGGATGCCAAAGCGGCCAGCATTGGGATGAGCGTTTACCCCAACCCCAGCAAGGGCTTGGTAACCGTAACTGTGAGCCAGAAAGTCGGCTCGGAGTACAAGCTGCGGCTGAGCAATATTATTGGCCGGGAAGTGCGCACTGTCACGCTACGTCCTGAAACAGCCGCGGCTGGTGTGCCTATTAATCTCTCCGACCTGCCGACTGGCATGTACATCTACAGTTTGCTGGTCAACGATAAAGTAGTGGCAACAAAGCGGCTGGTTCTGCAGAACTAA
- a CDS encoding biotin--[acetyl-CoA-carboxylase] ligase yields MNITKYENQVEALFPQTLFTGRQVVWLPECASTNAEAQNLIGENRATDGCVVITDKQTAGRGQRGNRWETNPGENLTFSVIWRPTFLPAQDQFLLSQAVALAVHDWATSLLGPDAALRVKWPNDIFYGDRKLGGILIENTLSGTMIQQSVVGIGINVNQRAFGAHTATSLAWITGRAYALPALVTRLLECLERRYLQLRAGRLSAIRYDYLHALYRYQEAHPYEIEGRRLTGEIMGVDELGRLAVAIEGQLRHFDLKEIRYVLQ; encoded by the coding sequence TTGAACATCACAAAGTACGAAAATCAAGTGGAGGCTCTATTCCCGCAAACTCTCTTCACGGGCCGCCAAGTGGTTTGGTTGCCCGAATGTGCCTCAACAAACGCCGAAGCACAAAACCTTATTGGCGAAAACCGCGCCACCGACGGCTGCGTGGTAATTACCGACAAACAGACCGCTGGCCGGGGCCAACGGGGTAACCGTTGGGAAACCAATCCGGGCGAAAACCTGACGTTTTCGGTGATATGGCGCCCTACGTTCCTGCCAGCTCAGGATCAATTTCTGCTCAGCCAAGCTGTTGCGCTGGCCGTGCACGATTGGGCAACCTCTTTGCTCGGACCTGACGCAGCATTGCGCGTGAAATGGCCCAACGACATTTTCTATGGCGACCGAAAGCTAGGCGGTATCCTTATCGAAAACACGCTTAGCGGCACAATGATTCAGCAGAGTGTAGTCGGGATTGGGATTAATGTAAACCAGCGAGCATTCGGCGCGCATACTGCCACTTCGCTTGCTTGGATAACGGGCCGGGCCTACGCCCTGCCAGCCTTGGTCACTCGCTTGCTCGAGTGCTTGGAGCGCCGCTATCTGCAGCTGCGCGCCGGTCGTCTGTCCGCCATCCGCTACGACTATCTGCACGCGCTTTACCGGTACCAAGAGGCCCATCCTTATGAAATAGAGGGTCGCCGCCTCACCGGCGAAATTATGGGAGTCGATGAACTGGGCCGTTTGGCTGTTGCGATAGAAGGCCAGTTGCGCCACTTTGATCTGAAAGAAATCCGCTACGTGCTCCAGTAA